In Pochonia chlamydosporia 170 chromosome 3, whole genome shotgun sequence, the following are encoded in one genomic region:
- a CDS encoding corA-like mg2+ transporter protein domain-containing protein: protein MEWLQQNTLLGDEDLRIFRFKSGQCRIFELQRQNAQSGTRSTTLKSEEDWKTWLQEAASTTPNKKQNGLAILFAERAPTKMHDGMIVSHLPIPRPIFGSIINAFNIHGSISRVINRNTSAVFSAQSVRVYNCRSSASWPDDLATSVTYNPETHFTQAVFYGCSEARIERITRRLQASDCPTFHPLTLPTMFAEIERDRQMQMVEKVLNRLITKVLNIVSNPLPCYDTTPREKSGVSHGSDNADSMRMWLDISHMNNGLQSWRQQLLEMLAHAHELSEMCICDGIDHVDKLTNYGPGVVQDAVQSEQTAGNKLMNEVGERIKQRIREIIGEYDEKIRACATIMEGMTLATQMEWSKIGQLDAKTTIDISNSALDIAKAARRDGRQMRSIAMLTMIFLPATFVATLFSMSFFNWNQDAGKTTVSPYIWVYVVSTLLLTAITTGTCHHSSPLAPESSPCAKTSAIGRDPAMDGDSSTTPKRLEQKLLGKFVNINKLRKLLDKKFGDNYSVTMQFNNFTIFADGQLSEAEISSCYG, encoded by the exons ATGGAGTGGTTACAGCAAAATACTTTacttggtgatgaggatTTGAGAATTTTCCGCTTCAAGTCTGGGCAATGTCGTATCTTCGAGCTGCAGCGTCAAAAC GCACAATCAGGAACGCGATctacaacattgaagtcagAGGAAGACTGGAAGACGTGGCTTCAGGAG GCCGCCTCAACTACccccaacaagaagcaaaatgGATTGGCTATCCT GTTCGCTGAACGTGCACCAACTAAGATGCACGACGGGATGATCGTGTCACATCTTCCGATCCCTCGACCCATCTTTGGAAGTATCATCAATGCTTTCAACATCCATGGTTCAATTTCGAGGGTAATCAATCGCAATACCAGCGCTGTCTTCTCAGCTCAATCTGTGAGAG TATATAATTGTCGTTCATCAGCTTCGTGGCCTGATGATTTGGCAACTTCTGTCACATATAACCCAGAAACCCATTTTACCCAGGCCGTGTTTTACGGGTGCAGTGAGGCACGAATCGAAAGAATCACTCGGCGTCTGCAGGCCTCGGATTGCCCGACTTTTCACCCTCTAACCCTTCCGACTATGTTCGCCGAGATAGAAAGAGACCGGCAGATGCAGATGGTAGAAAAAGTCTTGAATCGGCTCATTACAAAAGTTCTCAACATCGTGAGCAATCCACTGCCTTGCTACGACACAACTCCTCGAGAGAAGTCTGGGGTATCCCATGGTTCCGACAATGCTGACTCCATGCGAATGTGGCTGGACATTAGTCACATGAATAACGGCCTACAGAGCTGGAGGCAACAGCTTCTAGAAATGCTTGCGCATGCCCATGAGCTATCTGAGATGTGTATCTGCGATGGGATTGATCATGTTGACAAGCTGACAAACTACGGGCCCGGTGTGGTTCAGGATGCCGTCCAATCTGAGCAGACGGCTGGGAATAAACTGATGAATGAGGTCGGTGAGCGGATAAAACAAAGGATCCGTGAGATAATCGGCGAGTATGATGAAAAGATCAGAGCATGTGCTACTATTATGGAAGGCATGACGCTGGCAACGCAAATG GAATGGAGCAAAATCGGCCAATTAGACGCAAAAACTACCATAGATATTTCCAATTCCGCCTTGGATATTGCAAAGGCCGCAAGACGTGATGGGAGGCAGATGCGGTCCATCGCCATGCTGACCATGATATTCCTCCCTGCCACCTTTGTCGCA ACTCTGTTTTCAatgtccttcttcaactggAATCAAGATGCAGGCAAAACCACGGTGTCTCCTTATATTTGGGTTTACGTCGTTAGTACCCTACTGCTGACCGCAATCACCACCGGAACTTG CCATCATTCATCTCCATTAGCTCCAGAATCCAGCCCTTGCGCCAAAACCTCCGCTATCGGCAGGGACCCAGCCATGGACGGCGACTCGTCGACAACCCCTAAGCGATTAGAACAAAAACTTCTAGGGAAGTTTGTGAATATCAACAAGTTAAGAAAGCTGCTTGATAAGAAATTTGGAGATAACTACTCTGTTACG ATGCAGTTTAACAATTTTACCATCTTTGCTGATGGGCAGCTATCAGAAGCCGAAATATCCAGTTGTTATGGATGA
- a CDS encoding kinase domain-containing protein (similar to Metarhizium robertsii ARSEF 23 XP_007825413.2), protein MNQHSDAAPLDEELRAGLVPYVCDQDKFFLPNTTLDSILQYDKVYRILERFQFNKPDFVVAAAQYVFGAENVRGREGHKPARKIFAVLALLGKVSSISGFMADRICDDDLPLLRHNEEGANFDLVRTIDGKKRDISCFDGWEQRDIQQFDSYQWYMLSPSFIMEDGRAAFYKIDNRAIFPWLAYEDAVSQSGFSVVRKEGDSFALKELTSENRDEFELEVDALQKVKSNPHLVTLFTSYEYRQRYYLLFGWAEGGNLFDLWMQHNPCPKFDRTLVLWLGEQCLGLAEGLHRIHNTQLSFPHEPEHTLAVPDLKGGPDDKTCGRHGDIKPQNILWFKHEPNKYDHGVLKISDFGLARFHSHMTTKVSPVGIPVSQTYKAPEFELNEPISRPYDVWSLGCLYLEFITWLVLGWDGVYEFSSKRTQEQDCRVKFRQDTFFNLWRQEGGQEESNPGSATVKVAVREWINSLAPADSRFLCDFLRYVENNMVILDKGKRHTTAKVRQELKEMYQRCLNDPAYCFSSTSVYQTGRVEKAHQTMDRAPTAGVNVPMVHVHPVEEANSAPTNGVATKRKLDTLSPEESGSDNPRKRNHCN, encoded by the exons ATGAACCAACACTCCGATGCGGCACCATTGGACGAGGAGCTTCGGGCGGGCTTGGTGCCATATGTGTGTGATCAGGACAAGTTCTTCctgccaaacaccacactTGACTCAATCTTGCAGTATGACAAGGTATACCGCATTCTCGAGCGGTTTCAATTCAACAAACCTG ATTTTGTCGTAGCAGCCGCGCAATATGTGTTTGGTGCGGAGAACGTTCGAGGCCGAGAGGGCCACAAACCAGCCCGGAAGATCTTCGCCGTCCTGGCTCTCCTGGGTAAAGTATCCTCAATATCAGGTTTCATGGCCGACAGAATTTGTGATGACGACTTACCTCTTTTGCGACATAACGAGGAGGGTGCCAATTTTGACTTGGTGAGAACGATTGatggcaagaaaagagacaTATCATGTTTTGATGGGTGGGAGCAGAGAGACATTCAGCAATTTGACAGCTATCAGTGGTACATGCTATCGccatccttcatcatggAAGATGGCCGGGCAGCATTCTATAAAATTGACAACAGGGCTATATTCCCGTGGCTGGCGTATGAGGACGCCGTTAGTCAGTCGGGTTTCTCTGTCGTCAGAAAG GAAGGGGACTCATTTGCCCTGAAGGAGTTAACTTCCGAGAACAGAGATGAATTTGAATTAGAGGTTGACGCCctgcaaaaagtcaagtcaaacccGCACCTTGTCACTCTTTTCACGAGCTATGAGTATCGGCAACGGTACTATCTGCTCTTTGGTTGGGCTGAAGGGGGCAATCTTTTTGACCTATGGATGCAACACAATCCGTGCCCCAAGTTCGATCGCACTCTGGTTCTCTGGCTAGGTGAGCAGTGCTTGGGATTGGCAGAGGGCTTGCATAGAATACACAACACGCAATTGTCCTTCCCGCACGAGCCGGAGCATACATTGGCGGTCCCGGATCTCAAAGGTGGCCCAGACGACAAAACCTGTGGAAGACATGGTGACATCAAGCCTCAAAACATTCTTTGGTTCAAGCACGAGCCGAACAAGTATGACCACGGCGTCCTCAAAATTTCTGACTTTGGGCTCGCAAGGTTTCACAGCCACATGACTACAAAAGTCTCGCCGGTTGGAATCCCCGTATCACAAACATACAAAGCTCCAGAGTTTGAATTGAACGAGCCTATTTCCCGTCCCtatgatgtctggtcactgGGCTGCTTATACTTGGAGTTTATCACGTGGTTGGTTCTTGGGTGGGATGGGGTTTATGAATTTTCTTCCAAAAGGACCCAGGAGCAAGACTGCCGGGTCAAATTTCGCCAAGATACGTTTTTCAATCTTTGGAGACAAGAAGGGGGACAGGAAGAATCAAATCCTGGCTCTGCAACGGTAAAGGTTGCTGTTAGAGAG TGGATAAATTCTTTAGCCCCAGCAGATAGTCGCTTTCTTTGCGACTTTCTTCGATATGTTGAGAACAACATGGTCATCTTGGATAAAGGCAAGCGGCACACAACTGCTAAAGTGCGACAGGAATTGAAGGAGATGTACCAGCGCTGTCTGAATGATCCGGCGTActgcttctcatcaacctcgGTGTACCAAACAGGCCGGGTTGAAAAGGCTCATCAAACGATGGACAGAGCTCCTACTGCAGGAGTGAATGTGCCAATGGTACATGTCCATCCTGTGGAAGAAGCAAACTCTGCCCCGACAAATGGGGTGGCAACGAAGAGGAAACTAGACACCTTGAGCCCGGAAGAGTCCGGTTCTGACAACCCAAGAAAGCGCAACCATTGCAATTAA